Proteins encoded by one window of Nisaea sediminum:
- a CDS encoding chaperone modulator CbpM — protein sequence MREETEILDLFSGLRRETLHLWIERGWLAPARAGGGYRFREIDVARLRLIFEFSTELAMDDEALDVVLPLLDQLHGLRRELQRLAGAVNAQPEEVRARIMAHLDEG from the coding sequence ATGCGGGAAGAAACAGAGATCCTCGATCTGTTTTCGGGCCTCCGCCGCGAGACCCTCCATCTCTGGATCGAGCGCGGCTGGCTCGCCCCGGCGCGCGCCGGCGGCGGCTACCGCTTCCGGGAAATCGACGTGGCCCGCCTGCGGCTCATATTCGAGTTTAGCACGGAGCTCGCGATGGACGACGAGGCGCTGGACGTGGTCCTGCCGCTGCTCGACCAGCTCCACGGCCTCCGCCGCGAACTGCAGCGCCTCGCCGGCGCGGTGAATGCCCAGCCCGAGGAGGTGCGCGCCCGGATCATGGCGCATCTCGACGAGGGCTGA
- a CDS encoding DnaJ C-terminal domain-containing protein, whose protein sequence is MADDLYEVLGVSRDASGDDIKKAYRKLAKKYHPDLNPGDRAAEETFKKIQAANNLLSDPEKRRQYDAGEIDAEGNETPRHYYREYAEAGGEHPYRSSAGYEDISDVFSDLFRARGRGGPEGEFRMRGGDARYSIEVPFLEAVNGAKKRVTMPNGKSLEITVPPGLHDGQVLRLRGQGMPGYGGGEAGDAYVEVHVAPHPGFRRHGNNIHVELPIGLHEAVLGAKVRVPTVTGAVTMTVPPGSNSGDTLRLRGKGVPASAGRPAGDEVVTLRVRLPEEPDEDLKSFLADWAKTHAYDPRKGTEG, encoded by the coding sequence GTGGCGGACGATCTATACGAGGTGCTGGGCGTCTCAAGGGACGCCTCCGGCGATGACATCAAGAAGGCCTATCGCAAGCTGGCCAAGAAATACCATCCCGACCTCAATCCGGGCGACCGGGCGGCCGAGGAGACCTTCAAGAAGATCCAGGCCGCCAACAACCTGCTCTCCGATCCCGAGAAGCGGCGGCAGTACGATGCCGGCGAGATCGACGCCGAGGGGAACGAGACGCCGCGGCACTATTACCGCGAATATGCCGAGGCGGGCGGGGAGCACCCTTACCGCTCGAGCGCGGGATACGAGGATATCAGCGACGTCTTCTCCGACCTCTTCCGCGCGCGCGGCAGGGGCGGTCCGGAGGGCGAGTTCCGGATGCGGGGCGGCGATGCGCGCTATTCCATCGAGGTGCCGTTCCTCGAGGCGGTGAACGGCGCGAAGAAGCGCGTCACTATGCCGAACGGCAAATCACTGGAGATCACCGTCCCGCCGGGCCTGCATGACGGACAGGTGCTCCGGCTGCGCGGCCAGGGCATGCCGGGATATGGCGGCGGCGAGGCGGGCGATGCCTATGTCGAGGTGCATGTCGCACCGCATCCGGGCTTCCGCCGCCATGGCAACAACATCCATGTCGAGCTGCCGATCGGGCTACACGAGGCCGTGCTCGGTGCGAAGGTCCGCGTGCCGACCGTGACCGGCGCCGTGACCATGACCGTTCCGCCCGGCTCCAATTCCGGGGATACGCTCAGGCTGCGCGGCAAGGGCGTGCCCGCCTCGGCCGGACGGCCTGCCGGCGACGAGGTGGTGACGCTGCGGGTCCGGCTGCCGGAGGAGCCGGACGAGGACTTGAAGAGTTTTCTGGCGGACTGGGCGAAAACCCATGCCTACGATCCGCGCAAAGGGACGGAGGGCTGA
- a CDS encoding phytanoyl-CoA dioxygenase family protein — MLTPDQIAFYRENGYLMVEDAVTTEQLEKLRAITYDLIEKSRAVTESGDVYDLDEGHSAERPRLTRIKLPHLRHPYYWEVLKTSRMTEVLTALLGPDTALQTSKLNTKAPGGGAAVEWHQDWAFYPHSNDDMLAFGLMLEDVDQANGPLQVIPGTHRGPVLSHHSAETGRFCGAVDPDDPLFDVGKAVTLTGKAGSMTVHHVRTLHGSAPNLSDRNRLILFYECRAADAWPLVGSASYAKLAQAGGQALWDHFAEHIITGQMTMEPRATAVPMRLPLPPAPDAGSIFKTQKSGGARSVFTPRERSPA; from the coding sequence ATGCTGACCCCGGATCAGATCGCCTTCTACCGCGAGAACGGCTACCTGATGGTCGAGGACGCGGTCACCACCGAGCAGCTGGAGAAGCTGCGCGCGATCACCTACGACCTGATCGAGAAATCCCGCGCCGTCACCGAGAGCGGCGACGTCTACGATCTCGACGAGGGCCATTCGGCCGAGCGCCCCCGCCTCACCCGGATCAAGCTGCCGCATCTGCGGCATCCCTATTACTGGGAGGTGCTGAAGACCTCCCGCATGACCGAGGTGCTGACCGCCCTGCTCGGCCCCGACACGGCGCTGCAGACCAGCAAGCTCAACACCAAGGCGCCCGGCGGCGGGGCGGCGGTGGAATGGCACCAGGACTGGGCCTTCTATCCGCACAGCAACGACGACATGCTCGCCTTCGGGCTGATGCTGGAGGATGTCGACCAGGCCAACGGGCCGCTGCAGGTGATCCCCGGCACGCACAGGGGCCCGGTGCTGTCGCACCATTCGGCCGAGACCGGGCGGTTCTGCGGCGCGGTCGATCCGGACGATCCGCTGTTCGACGTCGGGAAGGCGGTGACGCTGACCGGCAAGGCGGGCTCGATGACGGTGCACCATGTCCGCACCCTGCACGGCTCGGCGCCCAATCTCTCGGACCGTAACCGGCTGATCCTGTTCTACGAGTGCCGCGCCGCCGACGCCTGGCCGCTGGTCGGATCCGCGAGCTACGCGAAGCTCGCCCAGGCCGGCGGACAGGCGCTCTGGGATCATTTCGCCGAGCACATCATCACCGGGCAAATGACGATGGAACCGCGCGCCACGGCGGTGCCGATGCGCCTGCCGCTGCCGCCCGCGCCCGATGCCGGCTCGATCTTCAAGACGCAGAAGAGCGGCGGCGCGCGCAGCGTCTTCACCCCGCGCGAGAGGAGTCCGGCATGA
- a CDS encoding phytanoyl-CoA dioxygenase family protein, whose product MSMMESAAASTVAETFARDGFVCPITVMSAGEASDYRRQLEAAEAEYGADKTFRKMLRRYPNLVLPFIDEITRRPEITDVVAKILGPDLLVLDAPFFIKEASTKSFVSWHQDLHYWGLETEEEVTAWVALSPATAESGCMRFVAGSQNRRVDHRDTYAEDNLLTRGQELAVEVDESEATDAALQPGQMSIHHGRVFHASHPNRTGDRRIGLAIRYIPARARQTEGGNMAAMLVRGEDRYGNFRACRPPTGLMTEADIAHWTEIAGARNKVMLGGKAG is encoded by the coding sequence ATGAGCATGATGGAGAGCGCGGCCGCTTCCACCGTCGCAGAGACCTTCGCCCGCGACGGCTTCGTCTGCCCGATCACCGTGATGTCCGCCGGGGAAGCCTCAGACTACCGCCGCCAGCTCGAGGCGGCGGAGGCCGAGTACGGCGCCGACAAGACGTTCCGGAAGATGCTCCGGCGCTACCCGAACCTCGTGCTGCCCTTCATCGACGAGATCACAAGGCGCCCCGAGATCACCGACGTGGTCGCCAAGATCCTCGGCCCGGACCTCCTCGTGCTGGATGCGCCCTTCTTCATCAAGGAAGCGAGCACCAAGAGCTTCGTTTCCTGGCACCAGGACCTGCATTACTGGGGGCTGGAGACAGAGGAGGAAGTGACCGCCTGGGTCGCGCTCTCACCGGCGACGGCGGAAAGCGGCTGCATGCGCTTCGTCGCCGGCTCGCAGAACCGCCGGGTCGATCACCGCGACACCTATGCCGAAGACAATCTGCTGACCCGCGGCCAGGAACTCGCGGTCGAGGTGGACGAAAGCGAGGCGACGGACGCGGCGCTCCAGCCGGGGCAGATGTCGATCCATCACGGCCGGGTCTTCCACGCCTCGCATCCGAACCGGACGGGCGACCGGCGGATCGGCCTCGCCATCCGCTACATCCCGGCGCGGGCGCGGCAGACGGAGGGCGGCAACATGGCGGCGATGCTGGTGCGCGGCGAAGACCGCTACGGAAATTTCCGCGCCTGCCGGCCGCCCACGGGACTGATGACGGAGGCGGATATCGCGCACTGGACAGAGATAGCGGGTGCCAGGAACAAGGTGATGCTGGGCGGAAAGGCGGGCTAG
- a CDS encoding PAS domain-containing protein codes for MHDIIEQAISYWESLHDGPGAPLRTSFDPVDIPRLLPHILFFDVLDEGRDFRFRVIGERVRSVFFGNYTGRTLLSLDHVEPDGPLVRMFRKAVVSREPVREPVEYVGPNSEIVKHDEVVLPLGNAAGTVTHLAVLVVLADRPSRTRRR; via the coding sequence ATGCACGATATCATCGAACAAGCGATCTCCTATTGGGAAAGCCTTCACGACGGGCCTGGCGCCCCTTTGCGCACGTCGTTCGACCCGGTCGATATCCCCCGGCTTCTTCCCCATATCCTGTTCTTCGATGTGCTCGATGAGGGGCGCGATTTCCGTTTCCGGGTCATCGGCGAGAGGGTCCGGTCGGTGTTTTTCGGGAACTATACCGGGCGGACATTGTTGAGCCTCGATCATGTCGAACCCGACGGTCCGCTTGTCAGAATGTTCCGGAAGGCTGTCGTATCGCGCGAGCCGGTGCGCGAGCCGGTCGAATATGTGGGGCCGAACAGTGAGATCGTGAAACACGACGAGGTCGTCCTGCCCCTCGGCAACGCGGCGGGAACCGTGACCCATCTTGCGGTTCTCGTGGTTCTTGCGGACCGGCCGTCGAGAACCCGCAGACGCTAG
- a CDS encoding YqaE/Pmp3 family membrane protein: MTIIRLILTILLPPVGVFLTVGIGLHFWLNILLTICGYIPGIVHGVWVIARKTAPKPAA, encoded by the coding sequence ATGACCATCATCCGCCTCATCCTTACCATCCTGCTGCCGCCGGTCGGCGTCTTCCTGACCGTCGGGATCGGCCTGCATTTCTGGCTCAATATCCTGCTGACGATCTGCGGCTATATCCCAGGCATCGTCCACGGCGTCTGGGTCATTGCGCGAAAGACGGCGCCGAAACCAGCGGCGTGA
- a CDS encoding cyclase family protein: MSKRWKNRPEGSTWGDFGEDDERGRINLLTPEKVRQGIAEVQTGETFCLSLPLDYPGKRLLNPRRFPPRHFATSRGGLANFNFPLGMNDPRLVDVVSDDSVLLCLQYSTQWDSLCHIGARFDADGDGEAEIVYYNGWRGGVDIVGPTSEQPGSEHTRYEGTEAKRLGIENMAETCVQGRGVLIDIEKHFGRERTYITYDQLMRIMEADKVTVEKGDMVLLHTAFSKVIMDLEKEPDEHTLHHACCVLDSRDERLLNWITDSGLAALIADNYGVEDPHAEIPEDATLMMPLHHHCIFKLGVPLGELWYLHDLALWLRKAGRSRFLLTAPPLRLPGVVGSPATPVATV; encoded by the coding sequence ATGAGCAAGCGGTGGAAGAACCGCCCCGAGGGATCGACCTGGGGCGATTTCGGCGAGGATGACGAGCGCGGCCGGATCAATCTGCTGACGCCGGAGAAGGTCCGCCAGGGCATCGCCGAGGTGCAGACCGGCGAGACCTTCTGCCTTTCCCTGCCGCTCGACTATCCCGGCAAGCGCCTGCTCAACCCGCGGCGCTTCCCGCCCCGCCATTTCGCCACCTCGCGCGGCGGCCTGGCAAATTTCAACTTCCCGCTCGGGATGAACGACCCGCGCCTGGTCGACGTGGTCTCGGACGATTCCGTGCTGCTCTGCCTGCAATACTCCACCCAGTGGGACAGTCTCTGCCATATCGGTGCGCGCTTCGATGCCGACGGCGACGGCGAGGCGGAGATCGTCTACTACAACGGCTGGCGTGGCGGTGTGGACATCGTCGGGCCGACCTCGGAGCAGCCCGGCAGCGAACACACCCGCTACGAAGGCACCGAGGCGAAACGGCTCGGCATCGAGAACATGGCCGAGACCTGCGTGCAGGGTCGCGGCGTTCTGATCGACATCGAGAAGCATTTCGGCCGCGAGCGGACCTACATCACTTACGACCAGCTCATGCGCATCATGGAGGCCGACAAGGTCACCGTCGAGAAAGGCGACATGGTGCTGCTGCACACCGCTTTCTCCAAGGTCATCATGGACCTCGAGAAAGAGCCGGACGAGCACACGCTGCACCATGCCTGCTGCGTGCTCGACAGCCGGGACGAGCGCCTTCTCAACTGGATCACGGACAGCGGCCTCGCGGCGCTGATCGCCGACAATTACGGCGTCGAGGACCCGCATGCGGAGATCCCCGAGGACGCGACGCTGATGATGCCGCTGCACCACCATTGCATCTTCAAGCTCGGCGTCCCGCTCGGAGAACTCTGGTACCTGCACGATCTCGCGCTCTGGCTCCGCAAGGCGGGCCGCTCGCGCTTCCTGCTGACCGCACCGCCGCTCCGCCTGCCCGGCGTGGTCGGCTCGCCGGCGACACCTGTCGCGACTGTCTGA
- a CDS encoding DMT family transporter produces MTNDRFGAREDAEGTRAGIGIMLVVTFVFSVMDTITKMAAQIYPAPQILWIRYMVFASVTVANGLHKRGRYLFVTRAPVLQISRGLLLAGEILVFIVALRHLPLADVQAIAAAGPLITTALSVPLLREQVGIRRWSAIGVGAIGVMIIIRPGFAAFDPMHLVPLFGIALYAVYQVLTRRAARYDDASTTILYTGVTGLFAMTCVGPFFWVTPDWFGLLMMVGIGVLGLTGHGLLIKALSLAPASVLQPLNYLMLPWAVLWGYLIYDHLPDLATVIGAAIVVASGIYTFHRERVVRQVG; encoded by the coding sequence ATGACGAACGACCGTTTCGGGGCGCGGGAAGACGCCGAAGGCACGCGCGCCGGAATCGGCATCATGCTCGTGGTCACCTTCGTCTTTTCGGTGATGGATACCATCACCAAGATGGCGGCGCAGATTTATCCGGCGCCGCAAATCCTCTGGATCCGGTACATGGTATTCGCGAGCGTGACCGTGGCGAACGGACTGCACAAACGCGGACGCTATCTCTTCGTCACGCGCGCGCCGGTGCTGCAGATTTCCCGCGGCCTGCTCCTTGCCGGCGAAATCCTCGTTTTCATCGTCGCCTTGCGCCACCTGCCGCTGGCCGACGTGCAGGCGATCGCCGCTGCCGGACCGCTGATCACGACAGCGCTCTCGGTCCCGCTCCTGCGTGAGCAGGTAGGCATCCGGCGCTGGAGCGCGATCGGCGTCGGTGCGATCGGGGTGATGATCATCATCCGTCCGGGCTTCGCCGCCTTCGACCCGATGCATCTGGTGCCGCTTTTCGGCATCGCGCTCTATGCGGTTTATCAGGTGCTGACACGCCGGGCCGCGCGCTATGACGATGCCTCGACCACGATCCTCTATACAGGCGTCACCGGACTGTTCGCGATGACCTGCGTCGGCCCCTTCTTCTGGGTCACGCCCGACTGGTTCGGGCTGCTGATGATGGTCGGGATCGGAGTCCTCGGGCTGACCGGCCACGGGCTGCTGATAAAAGCCCTGTCGCTCGCGCCCGCGAGCGTGCTGCAGCCACTGAACTACCTGATGCTGCCCTGGGCGGTGCTCTGGGGCTATCTGATCTACGATCACCTGCCCGATCTGGCTACGGTGATCGGCGCCGCCATCGTCGTCGCCAGCGGCATCTACACCTTCCACCGCGAGCGGGTGGTGCGCCAGGTCGGCTGA